The following proteins are co-located in the Spinactinospora alkalitolerans genome:
- a CDS encoding OmpA family protein has translation MARGIQQLSALLVTIALLTGLPYAAISLPAWPDLELSLTGVLAHLRGGALPPGLGAAALIIALWAVWGLYLLALAAEATARLRGRPPRRRLLGPLQLVAASAIGATLTAPTAHAATTAAPATAEPSTAGTHPSTQPNSTSADELPAGESPSGLVERERAIDGFGYDSALLTEDMREDLEPVVQMIRTHGTTAPITVTGHTDPAGAPDYNQALSERRAEAVAKFLRTQLGEAAPAVQTRGVGSDQLLDGAPDAAQRRVEIAYTVVTRPPGKPTSSEPETAAPQEEQDDTTGDEEGQAVVVLELPSGLLLTATTVGGAVGGFALGRRRRSRPNAPSSQPVEASDDTCDAGTVGDEDIPHSDEAAPVPRIDAHAVIDLKTGLGITGPGAHDAARSLLTAALHTAEETPALNLVIPAADLGLFLGEDGVALLAERETPTITVADSLSDAITLLHAELLLRRPDDDLDEPTKNEDEAPSAAPFLLLAGPDPAHTPEIEALLRQAGTSPVTAVLLGSWPPATCTISGTHTVTTAGPHLAHLHGARWPGTDRGSVLSLLVDLPAATSEPRGRHHGGATPHQNGTTLQTSAENLTRPRSEAEAAASGQEQSPVAVRVLGRITISAHGRPLTLRRRSAFEVTAYLAAHPDGVMLERAVEDMWPGENAARSTRRFHDATSALRTALRDVLTDDERPVILHENDRYRLNPELVGVDVWDLEAAITQAEDDGAEGSPQPPLRHAVADYADFAAEAGYAWAEEIRLRLRRRLVDAVLRCASHSGHDDARTLLSRAVAIDPHSEDAHLALIRLHLDHGDTRAATNVYRNHEQALREIDAAPTTRIRDLIENIPESA, from the coding sequence GTGGCCCGAGGAATCCAACAGCTCAGCGCCCTCCTGGTGACCATCGCCCTGCTGACCGGACTGCCCTATGCCGCCATCAGCCTGCCGGCCTGGCCCGACCTCGAGCTTTCCCTGACCGGCGTGCTGGCCCACCTGCGCGGCGGAGCGCTGCCTCCCGGGTTGGGCGCCGCGGCGCTCATCATCGCCCTGTGGGCGGTGTGGGGCCTCTACCTGCTCGCGCTTGCGGCCGAGGCCACCGCGCGGCTGCGCGGCCGACCGCCGCGCCGACGCCTGCTCGGCCCACTGCAGCTCGTCGCGGCCAGCGCGATCGGCGCCACCCTCACCGCCCCGACCGCCCACGCCGCCACCACGGCCGCACCCGCAACAGCCGAGCCGAGCACCGCGGGCACTCATCCCTCCACGCAGCCGAACAGCACCAGTGCCGACGAGCTTCCGGCAGGGGAGTCGCCGAGCGGGCTCGTCGAGCGCGAACGGGCCATCGACGGCTTCGGCTACGACTCCGCCCTCCTGACCGAAGACATGCGCGAAGACCTGGAACCGGTCGTGCAGATGATCCGCACCCACGGCACCACAGCGCCGATCACGGTCACCGGCCACACCGACCCCGCCGGCGCTCCCGACTACAACCAGGCCCTCTCCGAACGCCGTGCCGAGGCGGTGGCGAAATTCCTGCGTACGCAACTGGGCGAGGCGGCACCCGCCGTGCAGACCCGCGGAGTCGGTTCCGACCAGCTCCTGGACGGCGCCCCGGATGCGGCCCAGCGCCGAGTGGAGATCGCCTACACCGTCGTCACCCGCCCACCCGGCAAGCCCACCTCGTCCGAACCTGAAACCGCGGCGCCGCAGGAAGAACAGGACGACACCACTGGAGACGAGGAGGGCCAGGCGGTCGTGGTGCTGGAGCTGCCCTCCGGCCTTCTGCTCACCGCCACCACCGTGGGCGGGGCCGTCGGCGGCTTCGCGCTGGGACGACGGCGCCGCAGCCGACCAAACGCCCCCTCCTCTCAGCCCGTCGAGGCATCTGATGACACCTGCGACGCCGGGACGGTCGGAGACGAGGACATCCCACACTCAGACGAGGCAGCACCGGTGCCCCGTATCGACGCCCACGCAGTCATCGACCTGAAGACCGGCCTCGGCATCACCGGCCCCGGCGCCCATGACGCCGCCCGCAGCCTGCTGACCGCCGCACTGCACACAGCCGAGGAAACCCCGGCCCTGAACCTGGTCATCCCCGCCGCAGACCTGGGCCTGTTCCTTGGCGAGGACGGAGTCGCCCTGCTTGCCGAGCGCGAGACGCCAACGATCACCGTCGCCGACTCGCTCAGCGACGCCATCACGCTGCTCCACGCCGAACTTCTGCTCCGCCGTCCTGACGACGATCTCGATGAGCCCACCAAGAACGAGGACGAAGCGCCGTCGGCGGCACCGTTCCTTCTCCTGGCCGGCCCGGACCCCGCACACACCCCCGAAATCGAGGCCCTGCTGCGCCAGGCCGGCACCAGCCCCGTCACCGCGGTCCTGCTCGGCTCCTGGCCGCCCGCCACCTGCACCATCAGCGGCACCCACACCGTCACCACGGCCGGCCCGCACCTGGCCCACCTGCACGGCGCCCGCTGGCCCGGCACCGACCGCGGCAGCGTCCTGAGCCTCCTCGTGGACCTGCCAGCCGCCACCTCCGAACCCCGTGGGCGTCACCACGGCGGTGCTACGCCGCACCAGAACGGCACCACCCTCCAGACATCCGCGGAGAACCTCACACGCCCGCGATCAGAGGCTGAAGCAGCAGCCTCCGGCCAGGAGCAGTCACCCGTGGCGGTGCGCGTCCTCGGCCGCATCACCATCAGCGCCCACGGCCGGCCGCTGACACTGCGCCGCCGCTCCGCCTTCGAGGTCACCGCCTACCTCGCCGCCCACCCCGACGGCGTGATGCTCGAGCGCGCCGTCGAAGACATGTGGCCCGGCGAGAACGCGGCCCGCTCCACCCGCCGCTTCCACGACGCCACCAGCGCCCTGCGCACCGCCCTCCGAGACGTCCTCACCGACGACGAACGCCCCGTCATCCTGCACGAGAACGACCGCTACCGACTCAACCCGGAGCTGGTCGGCGTGGACGTGTGGGACCTGGAGGCCGCCATCACCCAAGCCGAGGACGATGGAGCAGAAGGATCGCCCCAACCGCCCCTGCGGCACGCTGTGGCCGACTACGCAGACTTCGCCGCCGAAGCCGGCTACGCCTGGGCCGAGGAGATCCGGCTGCGCCTGCGTCGCCGCCTCGTCGACGCCGTGCTGCGCTGCGCCTCCCACAGCGGCCACGATGACGCACGGACGCTTCTGTCCCGCGCCGTGGCCATCGACCCGCACAGCGAGGACGCCCACCTGGCCCTCATCCGGCTACACCTGGACCACGGCGATACCCGCGCCGCCACCAATGTTTACCGAAACCACGAACAGGCTCTCCGGGAAATCGACGCCGCCCCCACCACGCGAATCCGCGACCTGATCGAAAACATCCCGGAAAGCGCATAA
- a CDS encoding flp pilus-assembly TadE/G-like family protein has translation MNTLRSSDRGQVTAFVVTVSIALILLFALVLEGGTALGTRSRALSLAQEAARAGAQQLDLTAYRAGQDVTLDADAAEQAARDFLRQAGAEGTVQVDGDTVTVTARLNHTFTLLPLGTRSLSGTAGAGPHTSP, from the coding sequence ATGAACACGCTTCGGAGCAGCGACCGCGGGCAGGTGACGGCCTTCGTCGTCACCGTCTCCATCGCCCTGATCCTGCTGTTCGCCCTGGTGCTGGAGGGCGGAACCGCACTGGGCACACGCAGCCGCGCCCTCTCGCTGGCCCAGGAAGCCGCCCGCGCCGGCGCCCAGCAACTCGACCTGACCGCCTACCGCGCCGGACAAGACGTGACCCTCGACGCCGACGCCGCCGAACAGGCGGCGCGAGACTTCCTGCGCCAGGCCGGCGCCGAGGGCACCGTGCAGGTCGACGGCGACACCGTCACCGTCACCGCCCGCCTGAACCACACCTTCACCCTGCTGCCGCTGGGCACCCGCAGCCTGAGCGGAACCGCCGGCGCCGGTCCCCACACCAGCCCATGA
- a CDS encoding TadE/TadG family type IV pilus assembly protein, translating to MNRRHEHGGASVELALLTPLLVLIALLAVLAYRVVAAESTADAVAHAAARAATLQRTAEGANAAAHDAAANALRTHGLSCTTHILDLDTSGLEPGSTVSANLTCRADLADLSGLGVPGTYEAQGTATAVVDVYRGQP from the coding sequence GTGAACAGGCGGCACGAGCACGGCGGCGCCTCGGTCGAACTGGCGCTGCTCACCCCTCTGCTGGTGCTGATCGCCCTGCTGGCGGTGCTGGCCTACCGCGTCGTCGCCGCCGAGTCCACCGCCGACGCCGTCGCCCACGCCGCCGCCCGGGCGGCCACCCTGCAACGCACCGCCGAAGGCGCGAACGCGGCCGCGCACGACGCCGCGGCGAACGCACTGCGTACGCACGGCCTGTCCTGCACCACCCACATCCTCGACCTCGACACCTCCGGCCTGGAACCCGGCTCAACGGTGAGCGCGAACCTGACCTGCCGCGCCGACCTGGCCGACCTGTCCGGACTGGGCGTGCCCGGCACCTACGAGGCGCAGGGCACCGCCACCGCGGTGGTCGACGTCTACCGGGGACAGCCATGA
- a CDS encoding TadE/TadG family type IV pilus assembly protein codes for MPSRRTRADDRGSAELAIATPLLLLLVMLVVQTVLWAHAGHVAQTITHHTLAATRTVDATEADGRATAEQVADQLAGDLLTDVRVDVERTDITARVTVQAQVPSLLPGLTWPIRHQQEAPVERYVPATGGAP; via the coding sequence ATGCCCTCGCGCCGGACCCGAGCCGATGACCGGGGCAGCGCCGAACTGGCCATCGCCACACCGCTTCTGCTCCTGCTGGTGATGCTGGTCGTGCAGACCGTCCTGTGGGCCCACGCCGGACACGTGGCCCAGACCATCACCCACCACACCCTGGCCGCGACACGTACGGTCGACGCCACCGAAGCCGACGGCCGGGCCACCGCCGAGCAGGTCGCCGACCAGCTCGCCGGCGACCTCCTCACCGACGTCCGGGTGGACGTGGAGCGCACCGACATCACCGCCCGCGTCACCGTGCAGGCGCAGGTCCCCAGCCTGCTGCCGGGCCTGACCTGGCCGATCCGACACCAGCAGGAGGCACCGGTGGAGCGCTACGTGCCCGCGACCGGCGGTGCACCGTGA
- a CDS encoding type II secretion system F family protein, with protein MNPFVLGALGGGLLAAGFWLLVAVRFARPSLAELLADPPPLSPKPVTQPGGWSARLGSVGVPVLSASGLPTARTRARLEICERDVPGYLAEKTTTGLLGICVPPLLGAVLLLAGVDVVSLYGVAVWGVFAAVVWLAPDLSLRDEAAKRREQMRHTLAAFADLVVVALAGGAGVTGALDDASRAGSGAAMARIRTALRAAAVRRQPPWQALRALGERYGVEEFSELAAGLQLAGADGARVRASLAAKAKTLRTQHLAALDADAQSATERMSLPVVLLFAGFLVLIGFPALSLILTSL; from the coding sequence GTGAACCCGTTCGTCCTCGGCGCGCTCGGCGGAGGGCTGCTCGCCGCCGGGTTCTGGCTGCTGGTCGCCGTGCGCTTCGCCCGGCCGAGCCTGGCCGAACTGCTCGCCGACCCGCCCCCGCTCTCGCCGAAGCCCGTCACCCAGCCGGGCGGGTGGAGCGCCCGGCTCGGATCGGTCGGTGTCCCGGTGCTCTCCGCGTCAGGCCTGCCCACCGCGCGCACCCGGGCCCGGCTGGAGATCTGCGAGCGCGATGTTCCCGGCTATCTGGCGGAGAAGACCACTACCGGCCTGCTCGGGATCTGCGTCCCGCCGCTGCTGGGCGCGGTGCTGCTGCTCGCCGGTGTGGATGTGGTGTCGCTGTACGGCGTCGCCGTCTGGGGCGTCTTCGCCGCTGTGGTCTGGCTCGCCCCGGACCTGTCGCTGCGCGACGAGGCGGCCAAGCGCCGCGAGCAGATGCGCCACACCCTGGCGGCCTTCGCCGACCTGGTCGTGGTGGCACTGGCGGGCGGCGCGGGCGTGACCGGGGCGCTGGACGATGCAAGCCGGGCCGGCTCCGGCGCGGCCATGGCGCGCATCCGCACCGCACTGCGCGCCGCGGCGGTGCGCCGCCAACCACCCTGGCAGGCGCTGCGCGCCCTGGGCGAGCGCTACGGCGTGGAGGAGTTCTCCGAGCTGGCCGCCGGCCTGCAGCTCGCCGGGGCCGACGGCGCCCGGGTGCGCGCCTCCCTGGCCGCCAAGGCCAAGACCCTGCGCACCCAGCACCTGGCCGCCCTCGACGCCGACGCCCAGTCCGCGACCGAACGCATGAGCCTGCCGGTCGTCCTCTTGTTCGCCGGATTCCTCGTCCTGATCGGCTTCCCGGCCCTCAGCCTCATTCTGACCAGCCTGTAG
- a CDS encoding type II secretion system F family protein yields MGAMSTSTLLLGLLGGAALGFGVWLLLLTTSAAPRSAARARLRPLVGDRRRAVRLVGAVGAGVLGWALTGWPVAVVLAAAGVWWLPALLGPDRGHAERLARIEAVASWTEQIRDLMAGASGLQHAITATAPIAPEPIRAEVGRLADRLRAARSPDKALADFAAAVDTPTADLVAAALAGAASRHTADLGTLLSSLAEATREQAAMLVRVAAGRARVRTAMRIIVTVTLALAVGLLVFNPTYLAPYDGLFGQVALAVIGVLWAIALTWLARLARTDLGPRILRPDTQEVGA; encoded by the coding sequence ATGGGCGCCATGAGCACCTCCACGCTCCTGCTGGGACTGCTCGGGGGCGCCGCACTCGGGTTCGGGGTGTGGCTGCTCCTGCTCACCACGTCGGCCGCGCCCCGGAGTGCGGCGCGGGCGCGTCTGCGGCCCCTGGTCGGGGACCGGCGCCGGGCGGTGCGCCTCGTCGGAGCCGTCGGCGCGGGCGTGCTGGGCTGGGCGTTGACCGGTTGGCCCGTCGCCGTGGTGCTCGCGGCGGCCGGGGTGTGGTGGCTGCCCGCCCTGCTGGGCCCCGACCGCGGGCACGCCGAGCGGCTGGCCCGGATCGAGGCGGTGGCCTCCTGGACCGAGCAGATCCGCGACCTGATGGCCGGTGCGAGCGGGCTGCAGCACGCCATCACCGCCACCGCCCCTATCGCCCCTGAGCCGATTCGCGCCGAGGTGGGGCGGCTGGCCGACCGGCTGCGCGCCGCCCGCTCCCCGGACAAGGCGCTGGCCGACTTCGCCGCGGCGGTCGACACCCCGACCGCCGACCTTGTGGCCGCGGCGCTGGCCGGCGCCGCGAGCCGCCACACCGCCGACCTGGGCACGCTGCTGTCCAGCCTGGCCGAGGCCACCCGGGAGCAGGCGGCGATGCTGGTGCGCGTGGCGGCCGGCCGGGCGCGGGTGCGCACCGCGATGCGCATCATCGTCACCGTCACCCTCGCCCTGGCCGTGGGGCTGCTCGTGTTCAACCCCACCTATCTGGCGCCTTATGACGGCCTGTTCGGGCAGGTGGCGCTCGCCGTGATCGGTGTCCTGTGGGCGATCGCGCTAACCTGGCTGGCGCGGCTGGCCCGCACCGATCTGGGCCCTCGCATCCTCCGGCCCGACACGCAGGAGGTGGGGGCGTGA
- a CDS encoding CpaF family protein produces the protein MSEPLHEDPARVVDPAFSETVAEWSRYVAAEATRRLSTAVADGDAPGGEGYRRRAERTIRQVLDEAAQRALGQGRPVLDAATEQAVTRRAAAQVCGLGPLQELLDEPEIENINLTGTDVWVRYADGRREQRPPVVADDEELMALVRRIAADSPSGERRFDPTAPILDMPLADGSRLNAIMEVAHAPVVSIRRHRYRTTTLGRLRRLGTLDDVAVALLRAAVRARRNIVITGGTGAGKTTLLRALAAEIGSSERIVTIEDVAELGLQRDRRAHPDAVALHARPPNVEGAGEVTVAELVRAALRMSPDRVIVGETRGSETVPLLNAMSQGNDGSLTTVHAASSEGAFAKLGAYAAQSAERLPLEATALLVATAVHLVVHISATPAGERVVTSVREVVGAEGRRVVSNEIYRRARDGGLLPAAPPSPDTIDALAENGFDISRLVGGEARGWAP, from the coding sequence ATGAGCGAGCCGCTGCACGAGGATCCGGCACGCGTGGTCGATCCCGCCTTCAGCGAGACCGTCGCCGAGTGGAGCCGCTACGTCGCCGCCGAGGCCACGCGCCGGTTGAGCACGGCGGTGGCCGACGGCGATGCGCCGGGAGGGGAGGGGTACCGGCGCCGCGCCGAGCGCACCATCCGCCAGGTGCTGGACGAGGCCGCGCAGCGGGCGCTGGGCCAGGGGCGCCCGGTCCTGGACGCGGCCACCGAGCAGGCGGTGACCCGACGCGCCGCGGCGCAGGTGTGCGGGCTGGGGCCGCTGCAGGAGCTGCTGGACGAGCCCGAGATCGAAAACATCAACCTCACCGGAACCGACGTGTGGGTGCGCTACGCCGACGGCCGGCGCGAGCAGCGCCCGCCCGTGGTGGCCGATGACGAGGAGCTGATGGCGCTGGTGCGCCGCATCGCCGCCGACTCTCCCTCGGGGGAGCGCCGGTTCGACCCGACCGCGCCGATCCTGGACATGCCGCTGGCCGACGGGTCCCGGCTGAACGCGATCATGGAGGTCGCCCACGCCCCCGTCGTCTCCATCCGGCGGCACCGCTACCGCACCACCACACTGGGCCGACTGCGCCGACTCGGGACGTTGGACGATGTCGCGGTGGCGCTGCTGCGCGCGGCGGTGCGCGCTCGGCGCAACATCGTCATCACCGGCGGCACCGGGGCCGGCAAGACCACCCTGCTGCGCGCTCTGGCCGCGGAGATCGGATCATCGGAGCGCATCGTCACCATCGAAGACGTCGCCGAACTGGGCCTGCAGCGCGACCGCCGGGCGCACCCGGACGCGGTGGCCCTGCACGCCCGCCCACCCAACGTGGAAGGGGCGGGCGAGGTGACGGTGGCCGAGCTGGTGCGGGCGGCGCTGCGCATGTCGCCGGACCGGGTGATCGTGGGCGAGACCCGCGGTAGCGAAACCGTGCCGCTGTTGAACGCGATGAGCCAGGGCAACGACGGCAGCCTGACTACGGTGCATGCCGCCTCCTCGGAGGGGGCGTTCGCCAAACTGGGGGCCTATGCCGCCCAGTCGGCCGAGCGGCTGCCGTTGGAGGCGACCGCGCTGCTGGTCGCCACGGCGGTGCACCTGGTCGTGCACATCTCCGCCACCCCGGCCGGGGAGCGGGTGGTGACCAGTGTGCGCGAGGTTGTGGGCGCCGAAGGTCGGCGGGTGGTCTCCAACGAGATCTACCGTCGCGCCCGCGACGGCGGCCTGCTTCCGGCCGCGCCGCCGAGCCCGGACACCATCGACGCCCTCGCCGAGAACGGCTTCGACATCTCCCGCCTGGTGGGCGGCGAAGCCCGGGGATGGGCGCCATGA
- a CDS encoding SAF domain-containing protein — MAGVADRTDREQPDTGREPVRLLGAGPRRWRWLAAGAGLMVLGALAVVTALGQVDQRSGIVAAARDLPAGHVVGAGDLQVAEIAGGESLAVIPAAQLDVLIGRTVLAPIGEDAPIAEGTLGADADHPGAGEAVVSASLADNRVPESLRSGAYVSLITTGQGEGDGGGDSADAEESAAASGPSEVIEARVQTVTPPGEGGEETRVELVVDGVDAAEVARAASADALAVVEVSGRGR; from the coding sequence ATGGCGGGAGTTGCGGACAGGACCGACCGGGAACAGCCGGACACCGGCCGGGAGCCGGTGCGGCTGCTGGGCGCGGGGCCGCGGCGCTGGCGGTGGCTGGCGGCCGGTGCGGGGCTGATGGTGTTGGGCGCGCTGGCGGTGGTGACCGCGCTGGGCCAGGTGGACCAGCGCAGCGGGATCGTGGCCGCGGCCCGTGATCTTCCGGCCGGTCACGTGGTGGGGGCGGGCGACCTTCAGGTCGCCGAGATCGCCGGCGGGGAGAGTCTCGCGGTGATTCCGGCCGCGCAGCTCGACGTGCTGATCGGGCGGACGGTGCTCGCCCCGATCGGCGAGGACGCGCCGATCGCGGAAGGAACGCTGGGCGCCGACGCGGACCATCCGGGCGCGGGCGAGGCGGTCGTCAGCGCGAGCCTGGCCGACAACCGGGTCCCGGAGTCGCTGCGGAGCGGTGCGTACGTCTCCCTGATCACCACCGGGCAGGGCGAAGGCGACGGCGGCGGTGATTCTGCGGACGCCGAGGAGTCCGCTGCCGCCTCGGGGCCTTCTGAGGTGATCGAGGCCCGGGTGCAGACGGTGACTCCGCCGGGGGAAGGCGGTGAGGAGACGCGGGTGGAGCTGGTCGTGGACGGCGTCGATGCGGCCGAGGTCGCCCGCGCGGCATCGGCTGATGCGCTGGCGGTGGTCGAGGTCTCGGGGCGGGGGCGCTGA
- a CDS encoding topology modulation protein produces the protein MERIAIIGCGGSGKTTMARRLGAALNAPVIHLDAVYYDDEWNPLPQEEFAAAQEELVAEPRWVIDGNFASTLPIRLKRATAVVFLDIGPLTCLWGILQRRLAHGGGQNDATGVYDRIHWGFITYVWNYRKTMGPRVRNLVLEHGAHAEIHIVRSRRAANRLTARFKLTRHPTGGAVTG, from the coding sequence GTGGAGCGGATCGCGATCATCGGTTGCGGTGGCAGCGGTAAGACCACCATGGCCCGCAGGCTCGGGGCGGCTTTGAACGCTCCGGTCATCCATCTCGACGCCGTCTACTACGACGACGAGTGGAATCCTCTGCCCCAGGAGGAGTTCGCCGCCGCCCAAGAGGAACTGGTGGCCGAGCCGCGTTGGGTGATCGACGGCAACTTCGCCTCCACTCTCCCCATCCGGCTCAAGCGCGCCACCGCGGTCGTCTTTCTCGACATCGGCCCGCTCACCTGCCTGTGGGGGATCCTGCAGCGCCGCCTCGCCCACGGCGGCGGCCAGAACGACGCCACCGGCGTCTACGACCGCATCCACTGGGGTTTCATCACCTACGTGTGGAACTACCGCAAAACCATGGGGCCTCGGGTTCGCAACCTGGTCCTGGAACACGGCGCCCACGCCGAGATCCACATCGTGCGGTCCCGCCGCGCCGCCAACCGGCTCACGGCACGCTTCAAGCTCACCCGGCACCCTACAGGCGGGGCAGTTACCGGATGA
- a CDS encoding ATP-binding protein — protein MDDTDDVVARWVRPGGQHVAQARTRVTARLRRLGVSVERLGDAEIMASELATNALRHGAGPVAVLAWPSDLGCVVVEVHDAGRTRPVLPSPIDPADVDAPAGSGWGLPMVTALARQRCGVAELPDGGKSVWFALPLSELFPPQPVLAGLVCARTWARSVLPAQGELRVRPQPSGLTAG, from the coding sequence ATGGATGATACGGATGATGTCGTCGCCCGTTGGGTGAGGCCCGGCGGACAGCACGTCGCGCAGGCGCGCACACGGGTCACGGCGCGACTCCGGCGCCTGGGCGTGTCGGTCGAACGCCTCGGCGATGCCGAGATCATGGCCAGCGAGCTGGCCACCAATGCGCTCAGACACGGTGCGGGACCGGTCGCGGTGCTGGCGTGGCCCAGTGACCTGGGCTGTGTGGTGGTCGAGGTCCACGACGCCGGACGCACGCGTCCGGTCCTGCCGTCACCGATCGATCCGGCCGATGTCGATGCGCCGGCGGGATCGGGATGGGGCCTGCCGATGGTGACCGCACTGGCTCGGCAGCGGTGCGGAGTCGCCGAACTTCCCGATGGAGGCAAGTCGGTGTGGTTCGCCCTACCGCTGAGCGAGCTCTTCCCGCCGCAGCCGGTCCTGGCCGGCCTGGTGTGCGCCCGGACCTGGGCCCGCAGCGTCCTCCCCGCCCAAGGCGAGCTCCGGGTTCGACCTCAACCGAGCGGCCTCACGGCCGGATAG
- a CDS encoding helix-turn-helix domain-containing protein, giving the protein MPPIQAPTIRLRQLGMELRKWREHAEVKLEEAAAHLECSTTRVSRIELAKAKPRIRDVRDLCELYEVPEHLRAQLIQLARDAQTPGWWTEYEDVLSAEFGSYMGMEHEAASLRAYEAQLVHGLLQTSAYARAVLHETSLGLAEDDEELQRRLALRLKRQQLLDRTTPPFRLGLVLDEAVIRRPVGGTAVMRDQLTHLLEAGERPNITLQVLPFAKGAHAALDGPFYLIGFPAPTHPDVVYVESQGGNAYLEKPDQVERHTRMFELLTSDALSREDTRAFLHRAIKELR; this is encoded by the coding sequence ATGCCGCCGATCCAGGCACCCACCATCCGCCTTCGCCAGCTCGGCATGGAGCTGCGCAAATGGCGCGAGCACGCCGAGGTCAAGCTGGAGGAGGCCGCCGCGCACCTGGAGTGCTCCACCACCCGGGTCAGCCGGATCGAACTGGCCAAGGCCAAGCCGCGCATCCGCGACGTCCGCGACCTCTGCGAGCTTTACGAGGTCCCCGAGCATCTGCGCGCGCAGCTCATCCAGCTCGCCCGCGACGCCCAGACGCCGGGCTGGTGGACCGAGTACGAAGACGTCCTGTCAGCCGAGTTCGGCTCCTACATGGGAATGGAGCACGAGGCCGCCTCTCTGCGCGCCTACGAGGCCCAGCTCGTGCACGGTCTGCTGCAGACCAGCGCCTACGCCCGCGCGGTCCTGCACGAGACCTCCCTCGGCCTCGCCGAAGACGACGAGGAGCTGCAACGCCGACTCGCGCTGCGCCTCAAGCGTCAGCAACTCCTCGACCGCACCACCCCGCCGTTCCGGCTCGGGCTCGTGCTCGACGAAGCCGTCATCCGCCGCCCCGTCGGCGGAACCGCGGTCATGCGCGACCAGCTCACCCACCTGCTGGAGGCCGGTGAGCGCCCCAACATCACCCTGCAGGTCCTGCCCTTCGCCAAGGGGGCGCACGCGGCCCTGGACGGCCCCTTCTACCTCATCGGCTTCCCCGCCCCGACCCACCCCGACGTGGTCTATGTAGAGTCCCAAGGGGGCAACGCATACCTGGAGAAACCCGACCAGGTCGAACGCCACACCCGGATGTTCGAACTGCTCACCTCCGATGCCCTCAGCAGGGAGGACACCCGCGCCTTCCTCCACCGAGCGATCAAGGAGCTGCGATGA
- a CDS encoding DUF397 domain-containing protein, with protein MTTDRTGADLEWRKATASQGSSGCVEIAHTDDGTLVRDSKNPDAGHLFFTPHEWACFLDGAAKGEFHHG; from the coding sequence ATGACGACCGACCGCACCGGCGCCGACCTGGAATGGCGCAAGGCCACCGCCAGCCAGGGCTCCAGCGGCTGCGTCGAAATCGCCCACACCGACGACGGCACCCTCGTCCGCGACTCCAAGAACCCCGACGCCGGCCACCTCTTCTTCACCCCCCACGAATGGGCCTGCTTCCTCGACGGCGCCGCCAAGGGCGAGTTCCACCACGGTTAA